One Penicillium oxalicum strain HP7-1 chromosome III, whole genome shotgun sequence genomic region harbors:
- a CDS encoding putative acyltransferase — translation MCGDGPIEELPFPASSIFLQPHRVSRTHSHTPEEHSSNLQSLRLSPLLICTKPHRACTCIATFTAQRIGNPPSTQGQRLPRWSSTRVIMAGRLDTSRRMIPWLYDLVLWLFTCALDLFFREIYPRGAWRIPERGPVLIVAAPHANQFVDSAILMYLLKSQAKRRVSFLIAQKSMKEPYIGTLASCMGALPVVRSMDLTKPGKGSIYQPDPESDPTLIHGVDTDFTQPEYAPGGSITIKGQKAPETASIDEIVSATALRLKKPFMSQLSDDPGRKGTRFKIAPHVDQSQMFDAVYKELSSGGCIGIFPEGGSHDRSNLLPLKAGAALMSLGCLARDPECGLSIVPCGMNYFHAHKFRSRAVIEFGRPIHVHPDQVEAFKAGGTSKRNAVGSLLETIYEGLEAVTQISPDHETLILVQTTRKLYNPISKKIPLPLVIEFNRRLLKGFTKHQDDPRVKGLKKMVNEYNRRLESLGIRDHQVEWGNIEEKPWWLTLITLCYRLCKLLVLSFGVLPGVLLFWPVFVTTKVISEKKRRKALAASVVKLQGHDVVSTWKILVAMGLAPTLYIYYTIIVTAWLRYNRNDGYYTSAVPWWMVAQTYVPNFVPLWLFALCFYIHMGFVSYAALRFGEVGMDIIKSLPPLVVALNPLSSSSLIDLRQHREALSEKVTLTINDLGFGIMPDIDAEIPTDPYKLDAYQSHLKSMPPSEPSSRERSRSRSNGPSGGPSLKALSSINSEGDLAEIDRKIQTNLKGRGRRSGTLTSLETGESILKYKPVVFATNEKKKN, via the coding sequence ATGTGTGGTGATGGTCCGATTGAGGAACTGCCTTTCCCCGCCTCTTCCATTTTTCTCCAGCCCCACCGTGTCTCACGCACACACTCCCACACACCAGAGGAACATTCTTCCAACCTGCAGTCTTTGAGGCTTTCTCCGCTCTTGATCTGCACAAAGCCACATCGTGCATGCACATGCATCGCAACCTTCACGGCGCAACGTATTGGCAATCCTCCCTCGACTCAAGGCCAACGCCTCCCCCGTTGGAGTTCCACGCGGGTGATCATGGCGGGCCGTCTCGATACATCCCGACGGATGATCCCGTGGCTGTATGACCTCGTGCTGTGGCTGTTCACCTGCGCGCTGGACTTGTTCTTTCGTGAGATCTATCCGCGAGGAGCATGGAGAATCCCAGAGCGAGGCCCGGTGCTGATTGTCGCCGCTCCTCATGCCAATCAATTCGTCGATTCGGCCATTCTGATGTATCTCCTCAAGTCGCAGGCAAAGCGGCGCGTATCATTCTTGATCGCCCAAAAGTCGATGAAAGAGCCTTACATCGGCACTTTGGCATCATGCATGGGCGCTCTTCCTGTAGTTCGGTCAATGGACTTGACCAAGCCGGGCAAAGGTTCCATCTATCAGCCAGATCCTGAAAGCGATCCAACTCTCATCCATGGAGTGGACACAGACTTCACCCAGCCAGAATACGCCCCTGGAGGCTCCATCACAATCAAAGGCCAAAAAGCTCCGGAAACTGCTTCCATCGATGAAATTGTGAGTGCCACCGCTCTGCGACTCAAGAAGCCTTTCATGTCTCAGCTGTCGGATGACCCGGGCCGCAAGGGCACGAGATTTAAGATTGCCCCCCACGTGGACCAAAGTCAAATGTTTGATGCAGTGTACAAGGAGCTGTCGTCTGGAGGCTGTATCGGCATCTTTCCTGAGGGGGGCAGTCATGATCGTTCGAACCTGTTGCCCTTAAAGGCAGGTGCTGCTTTGATGTCCCTTGGTTGTCTGGCTCGAGACCCTGAGTGCGGGTTATCTATCGTCCCTTGTGGCATGAACTATTTCCATGCACACAAGTTTCGCTCTCGCGCAGTGATTGAGTTTGGTCGACCCATTCATGTTCATCCCGATCAAGTGGAGGCTTTCAAAGCTGGCGGGACCAGCAAGCGTAACGCTGTCGGATCATTGCTCGAGACAATCTACGAGGGTCTTGAAGCTGTCACGCAGATCAGTCCGGACCACGAGACTTTAATTCTGGTCCAAACTACGAGGAAGCTGTACAATCCAATCAGCAAGAAGATTCCGCTGCCCCTGGTGATCGAGTTCAACCGCAGACTTCTCAAAGGTTTCACCAAGCACCAGGATGATCCGCGGGTCAAAGGGCTGAAAAAGATGGTGAATGAGTACAACCGGCGTCTGGAATCGCTCGGTATTCGAGACCACCAGGTCGAATGGGGCAACATCGAGGAGAAACCCTGGTGGCTCACTCTGATTACCCTGTGCTATCGTCTATGCAAGCTTCTTGTCCTCAGCTTCGGAGTGCTCCCAGGGGTTCTGCTCTTTTGGCCAGTGTTCGTCACAACCAAAGTCAtctcggagaagaaacgacGCAAGGCTCTCGCAGCTTCTGTCGTCAAGCTCCAAGGACATGACGTTGTGAGTACCTGGAAAATCCTCGTCGCAATGGGGCTGGCACCCACTCTTTACATCTACTACACTATTATTGTGACCGCCTGGCTTCGGTACAACCGAAACGATGGCTATTACACGAGCGCTGTTCCCTGGTGGATGGTGGCCCAAACATATGTCCCCAACTTTGTTCCACTGTGGCTCTTTGCTCTTTGTTTCTACATCCATATGGGCTTTGTGAGCTACGCAGCCCTACGATTTGGTGAAGTGGGGATGGATATTATCAAGTCCCTGCCCCCTCTTGTGGTTGCTTTGAATCCgctctcctcatcgtctcTCATTGACCTGCGACAGCACCGAGAGGCCCTCTCAGAAAAGGTCACCCTGACAATTAATGATCTTGGCTTCGGCATCATGCCCGATATAGATGCCGAGATTCCCACGGATCCGTACAAGCTGGACGCTTATCAATCTCACCTCAAGAGCATGCCACCAAGCGAACCGTCAAGTCGGGAACGCAGTCGTAGCAGATCGAACGGCCCTTCAGGTGGCCCCTCTCTCAAAGCACTCAGCTCGATCAACTCGGAAGGTGACCTGGCAGAGATTGATCGAAAGATCCAGACCAACTTGAAGGGACGTGGAAGACGCTCAGGCACCCTGACATCCTTGGAGACAGGTGAATCCATATTGAAATACAAGCCAGTGGTCTTTGCGACgaatgagaagaagaaaaactgA